Genomic window (Peromyscus eremicus chromosome 12, PerEre_H2_v1, whole genome shotgun sequence):
TGTAATACTCTTGGTAATAAGTCATTTTATTCAGTgtttggtggtgtgtgtgtatattggcTAGTCAACCGCTTCTTCTCATGAAAGCAAAACAGTAAGTTCAAGGACATTCTAAATAGAGCATTAAGCAATGTCAAATATTTTAATGAGCATGAGGGCCTTTGAGTGTCAGGAGATGATAGCAGAGCAATGAGTTGCTACATTACAAGGAACATCTACAGTGACACAAAGGAAGGGTATGCGCATGACTTGTCACCTGCTCCTGCTAGAGTATAAAAACCTCTTCTGCACGGGATAATGCTCACACTCAAGATCCATCCTTGAACAACAAACCAAAACTACCACTCTTGACACCATGAGCTACTACGGCAGTTACTATGGAGGCCTGGGCTATGGCTACCGAGGTTTTGGGAACCTAGGTTATGGCTATGGCTGTGGATGTGGCTTTGGAGGCTATGGATATGGCTCTGGTTATGGAGGCTACGGTTATGGCTACCGCCGCCCACTTTACTATGGAGGATTTGGATTCTCCCGCTTCTACTGAAATGCtttcctgaaaaaccaaaatttCAAATATAAGAACATTACCCCAACCTTATGTAAGAACTAAATTAAGCGTTGTGAACAAAATCAAGAGGAAAACAATTGAAGATCTAAGACTTTAAGAATGCACACCATCTTATAATTTTCCATATTGTGCTCCCTTATTTCTCTCCTGTCATTTCTTAAATGTAGACATATTTTGATCCTTTGTAATAAATTATCCTAACTTACAATTGTGTATGAGACTCTTATATTAATGCATTTTGTAACATAGTTGTAATATACTTGACAAACTCCTTTCAGTGTATACACTAACATCAGCTTACATAGGAaagaattataaaatatgaaatgagGGGCTGAGCAGATATCTCAGTAGTTGAGGTGGGTGAAAGACTCCATTGCAAACTATTGAGACCTCAGTTTAAGTTACTAAGacctacataaaagccaggtgcaggGGCACATACCTGTAGTCACAGTGATGGGGTACGAGGTGGTCTGAAGAGAGGCTCCAGAGCTGTGGTTCTCATCCTGTGGATCCTGACTCCTTTGGAGGATCGAATGactcacaggggtcacctaagaccatcagaaaaaaacacagatatttacatcatgattcataacaatagtaaaattatagttatgtggcaatgaaagtaattttatggttgggggtcacctgaacgcaaggaactgtattaaaggactgAAGCatcagaaaggttgagaaccactagtctagAGCTTGCTAGTCAACCTGCctagccaaaccaaaccaaaccaaaccaaaccaaaccaaaccaaaccaagcataACAAGTAAATGTAAGCTTCTTGTTTTGTGAGAAACCCTGTTCCAAGAGAATAAGGCAGAGTGATAAGGTATGGTTAttaatgtcttcttctgacctctgcatatgTGCAAATGAACAAGTtctccaaatacacacacacagaaaatgagtCACATGATGAAGTACAAATATCAT
Coding sequences:
- the LOC131922223 gene encoding keratin-associated protein 19-5 translates to MSYYGSYYGGLGYGYRGFGNLGYGYGCGCGFGGYGYGSGYGGYGYGYRRPLYYGGFGFSRFY